In candidate division WOR-3 bacterium, the following are encoded in one genomic region:
- a CDS encoding AAA family ATPase produces MMRKIAICNQKGGVGKTATAVNLSAGLSLAEKRTLLVDFDPQANATSGVGIDYKHLEISVYDCLFEPELIFKAVIKTKWLYLSVLPSTPDLVGAEVELVAVSERERKLKDALIRIDGEYDFAIIDCPPSLGLLTLNALVACDSVIVPIQCEYYALEGLEKLLKTLKSVKENLNPSLKIEGILLTMYDGRLNLSREVVEEIKKHFAGSVFETIIPRSVRIAEAPSFGKSVLHYNISSSGAQAYLHLTREILNHA; encoded by the coding sequence ATCATGCGCAAGATTGCCATCTGTAATCAAAAAGGTGGAGTGGGAAAGACTGCGACCGCAGTGAATTTATCAGCTGGATTATCTCTGGCCGAAAAAAGGACCCTTTTAGTTGATTTTGACCCCCAGGCAAATGCTACAAGTGGCGTGGGCATTGATTATAAACACCTGGAGATTTCTGTTTATGATTGTCTTTTTGAACCAGAACTAATCTTTAAGGCGGTCATCAAAACGAAATGGCTTTATCTCTCTGTGTTGCCTTCAACTCCGGACTTGGTTGGAGCAGAGGTGGAGTTGGTGGCGGTGAGTGAACGTGAGCGCAAATTAAAAGATGCCTTAATCCGGATTGACGGTGAATATGATTTTGCAATCATTGATTGCCCACCATCTTTGGGTTTACTCACTCTCAATGCCCTTGTTGCCTGCGATAGTGTGATTGTCCCGATCCAGTGCGAATATTATGCCCTGGAAGGGCTTGAGAAATTGCTGAAAACCTTGAAGAGTGTTAAGGAAAATTTAAATCCCAGTTTAAAAATTGAAGGAATCCTTTTGACGATGTATGATGGCCGATTGAATCTCTCCAGGGAGGTAGTGGAAGAGATAAAAAAGCATTTTGCCGGTTCGGTTTTTGAAACAATCATTCCTCGTTCGGTTCGTATTGCGGAGGCACCGTCTTTCGGAAAATCCGTTTTGCACTATAATATTTCTTCCAGCGGTGCCCAGGCATATCTCCATTTAACCAGGGAGATATTAAATCATGCGTAA
- a CDS encoding 3-isopropylmalate dehydratase small subunit, giving the protein MIRGKVYKFGNNINTDDIYPGRYLSITTDRQEMAKHCFELAYPDFLKTAKPGDIIVAGKNFGCGSSREQAATCLKYFGISLVIAESFARIFYRNAINLGLPIMIAKEITQKVEHNDILEVDLKRGVIKNTRTKEEIQGVPLPQFILEILDAGGLVPYLKKRLTSTEKGEINEI; this is encoded by the coding sequence ATGATCAGGGGAAAGGTCTATAAATTTGGAAACAACATCAATACCGATGATATCTATCCGGGTCGGTACCTCTCCATCACCACCGACCGCCAGGAGATGGCAAAACATTGCTTTGAACTTGCCTATCCTGATTTCCTGAAGACCGCAAAACCTGGAGATATCATCGTCGCGGGCAAAAATTTCGGCTGCGGTTCCTCCCGGGAACAGGCGGCAACCTGTCTCAAATACTTCGGAATAAGTCTGGTGATTGCCGAATCATTTGCCCGGATATTTTACCGCAATGCGATAAATCTGGGATTGCCCATAATGATTGCCAAAGAGATAACTCAAAAAGTTGAACACAATGACATTCTGGAGGTAGATTTGAAAAGGGGTGTAATAAAAAATACCCGCACTAAAGAAGAAATCCAGGGGGTACCCTTACCTCAATTTATTCTTGAGATTTTGGATGCAGGGGGACTGGTGCCTTATTTGAAAAAAAGATTAACTTCAACTGAAAAGGGGGAAATAAATGAGATATAG
- a CDS encoding dTDP-4-dehydrorhamnose 3,5-epimerase family protein yields MKELIGFKGKELISGVKVKHLRLLPDERGRLMEILRQDDECFEKFGQIYITTAYPGVVKAWHYHKLQNDNMTVIRGMAKIVLYDDRTDSPTLGLINEFFIGDHNHLLIHIPRLIWHGFKCISEEECIIVNIVTEPYNYQNPDEYRKPAHGSDIPYDWARKDG; encoded by the coding sequence ATGAAAGAGTTAATTGGTTTTAAGGGTAAAGAGTTAATTTCCGGAGTGAAAGTAAAACATCTCCGTCTCCTACCGGATGAACGGGGACGATTGATGGAGATTCTCCGGCAGGATGATGAATGTTTTGAAAAATTTGGCCAGATCTATATCACCACTGCTTATCCCGGGGTAGTCAAGGCATGGCATTATCATAAATTGCAAAACGATAATATGACGGTGATAAGGGGAATGGCAAAAATCGTCCTTTATGACGACCGGACGGATAGTCCCACCCTCGGTCTCATCAATGAATTCTTTATCGGCGACCATAACCATCTGCTAATTCATATCCCCAGATTAATCTGGCATGGTTTTAAGTGCATCAGTGAAGAAGAATGTATTATCGTTAATATCGTTACAGAACCTTACAACTATCAAAATCCTGATGAATATCGTAAACCCGCCCATGGTTCGGATATTCCCTATGACTGGGCTCGCAAAGATGGATGA
- a CDS encoding DUF366 family protein has protein sequence MRYRLIKDEIAYTGEQLRSNFAYTTFGIVGDSIIAFCGPCDVKLKEMVDIEDLKAGKAIYSEYMLHFIVEHYDTDIEKIILRQLLLTCIVRDAINEIKGRLIVRRVNSDLYEDDAKLSISVATVSPLSSLIHFGINITSTNTPVKTKGLKDYDIEPYEFANLVMDRYTKEIEKINIARCKVKWVQ, from the coding sequence ATGAGATATAGACTCATCAAAGATGAAATTGCCTATACCGGGGAGCAATTGCGGAGTAATTTTGCCTATACCACTTTTGGGATCGTTGGGGACTCCATCATTGCTTTTTGTGGTCCTTGCGATGTAAAACTCAAAGAGATGGTGGATATTGAAGATTTGAAGGCGGGTAAGGCAATCTACTCTGAATACATGCTCCATTTTATCGTTGAACATTATGATACTGACATTGAGAAGATTATTCTCCGACAACTGCTGCTTACCTGTATTGTGCGCGATGCGATAAACGAAATAAAAGGAAGACTCATTGTTAGAAGGGTCAATTCCGACCTTTATGAAGATGATGCTAAACTTTCTATTTCGGTTGCTACTGTTTCGCCACTTTCCTCGCTCATCCATTTTGGAATAAATATTACCTCTACCAACACCCCGGTGAAAACCAAAGGTTTAAAGGATTACGACATTGAACCTTATGAGTTTGCTAATCTCGTAATGGACCGTTATACAAAAGAAATTGAGAAGATTAACATCGCCCGGTGTAAGGTTAAATGGGTGCAGTGA
- a CDS encoding glucose-1-phosphate thymidylyltransferase, with translation MKGLILSGGFGTRLRPLTYTSAKQLIPVANKPIIFYGIESLVNAGIKEIGVIVGETREEVKNIVGDGSRWKIEIEYIYQPVPLGLAHAIKIAHDFLQDEPFIMYLGDNILKEGVNDFIEKFNKVRPDALILLTPVNNPQEFGVAVVDEKGIVKKLIEKPKEPPSNLALVGVYLFNKNIFTAIDHIKPSWRNELEITDAIQWLLDNDYNVIADRVKGWWKDTGKPEDIIEANLLVLEDIEPKNEGTSIDTVMNGRLVIGPGTKIEKSVIRGPAVIGNNVLIKNAFIGPFTSIGDNAVIENSEVECSVIMEGAKILNINKRIDRSIIGKNVIINQTNTSPRSHRFYLGDQSFVELVE, from the coding sequence ATGAAGGGGCTCATCCTTTCCGGTGGTTTTGGCACCCGATTGCGGCCGCTGACCTATACGAGTGCCAAACAGCTCATTCCTGTGGCTAATAAACCAATAATTTTTTATGGAATTGAATCTTTAGTCAATGCCGGCATAAAAGAAATCGGCGTCATCGTTGGTGAAACAAGGGAAGAAGTGAAAAATATCGTAGGTGATGGCTCTCGATGGAAAATCGAAATAGAATATATTTATCAACCAGTGCCCCTCGGTCTGGCACATGCAATTAAAATTGCTCATGATTTCCTCCAAGATGAACCCTTTATCATGTATCTCGGTGATAACATTTTAAAAGAAGGGGTAAACGATTTTATAGAAAAATTTAATAAAGTTCGGCCCGATGCGTTAATTCTTCTCACCCCGGTCAATAATCCGCAGGAATTCGGTGTTGCAGTGGTTGATGAAAAAGGCATTGTCAAAAAGCTTATTGAAAAGCCTAAAGAACCCCCCTCAAACCTGGCGCTGGTAGGTGTTTATTTATTCAACAAAAATATCTTCACGGCAATTGACCATATCAAACCGTCATGGCGTAATGAACTGGAGATAACCGATGCTATCCAGTGGCTCTTGGATAATGATTATAATGTTATTGCCGATCGGGTAAAAGGCTGGTGGAAGGACACTGGCAAGCCTGAGGATATAATTGAAGCCAATCTTTTGGTCCTTGAAGATATTGAACCCAAAAACGAAGGAACATCCATTGATACGGTTATGAATGGCCGACTGGTCATTGGACCAGGCACCAAGATTGAAAAAAGTGTGATCAGAGGTCCTGCGGTCATTGGAAATAATGTGCTTATAAAAAATGCCTTTATTGGTCCCTTCACCTCGATCGGTGATAATGCGGTAATAGAAAATTCCGAGGTCGAATGCAGTGTAATTATGGAGGGGGCAAAAATATTAAATATCAATAAACGCATCGACCGTTCGATCATTGGAAAAAATGTTATAATTAATCAAACGAATACCTCACCGCGCAGTCACCGGTTTTATCTTGGAGACCAGAGTTTTGTGGAGTTAGTAGAATGA
- the cmk gene encoding (d)CMP kinase encodes MANFVVAIDGKAGSGKSTTARGLAKKLNFFYLDTGAMYRAFTLKYLRFQKAAGKSWENGRLDMELIKQLLTNTRLELIKDDGELKVLLDGEDVSKEIRSPEVNQLVSPISAIKEVRAWMVAKQREIARDKNIVCEGRDMTTVVFPEAQVKIFMDADLAVRAERRRKELLEKGINISFEESLENLRYRDEYDSSREHSPLRKATDAILVDTTNLTIEQQIELVENIVKEKLKSVK; translated from the coding sequence ATGGCGAATTTTGTTGTCGCCATCGACGGTAAAGCGGGCTCTGGCAAAAGTACTACCGCCCGGGGCTTAGCAAAAAAACTAAATTTTTTCTATCTTGATACCGGAGCAATGTATCGGGCTTTCACCCTTAAATATCTCCGATTCCAAAAAGCGGCTGGCAAATCGTGGGAAAATGGTAGACTTGACATGGAATTGATCAAGCAACTCTTAACCAATACCCGACTTGAATTAATCAAGGATGATGGTGAATTAAAAGTATTACTCGATGGTGAAGATGTGAGTAAAGAAATCCGTTCCCCTGAGGTTAACCAACTTGTCTCCCCTATTTCCGCGATTAAAGAAGTACGTGCCTGGATGGTAGCAAAACAAAGGGAAATTGCTCGAGATAAAAATATCGTCTGCGAAGGCCGGGATATGACAACTGTTGTCTTTCCCGAAGCCCAGGTGAAGATTTTTATGGATGCTGATTTGGCGGTTCGGGCGGAACGACGCCGCAAAGAATTGTTGGAAAAAGGGATAAACATCAGTTTTGAGGAATCGTTGGAAAATTTAAGATATCGAGATGAATATGACTCCAGCCGTGAACATTCGCCGCTCAGAAAAGCGACTGATGCGATCCTTGTTGATACTACCAATTTAACGATTGAACAACAAATTGAATTAGTTGAAAATATTGTAAAAGAAAAATTAAAATCGGTTAAGTAA
- a CDS encoding 3-isopropylmalate dehydratase large subunit, translated as MTIVEKILARASGKKKVVPNEIVMARVDVAMSHENADVVLRAFQEIGVKKVWDPEKIVILFDHRIPAESERTATTHKRIREFVKEQRIKYFYDLKEGICHQILPEFGHCRPGEVLVGTDSHTTTHGAFGTFATGIGGTEMAGVWATGELWLKVPESIKIYVQGKFRKYVSAKDLILYIIGQLKADGADYKSVEFWGPTISQMSIASRMVLTNLSMEMGAKNAFVSPDEKTIEFVRKRTQKKFQVVLPDKDAEYCQTLNYDVSDLRPQIACPHAVDNVKPVMEVAGLKIHQVLIGSCTNGRLEDLKIAAQILEGKKVHPEVRLLIIPASRQVYLEALKAGYIEIFIKAGALVLNPGCGPCLGAHQGLLAAGEVCLSTTNRNFKGRMGSPDSFIYLASPATAAFSAIKGEITEPQ; from the coding sequence ATGACTATCGTCGAAAAAATTTTAGCCAGAGCGAGCGGGAAGAAAAAAGTCGTTCCCAATGAGATAGTGATGGCGCGGGTAGATGTGGCAATGAGCCATGAGAATGCGGATGTGGTGTTGAGGGCATTCCAGGAAATTGGAGTAAAAAAAGTCTGGGACCCCGAAAAGATTGTGATTCTATTCGACCACCGAATTCCTGCCGAGTCGGAGAGAACCGCTACCACTCATAAGAGAATCCGGGAATTCGTAAAAGAGCAGAGGATAAAATATTTTTATGATTTAAAAGAAGGCATTTGTCACCAGATACTTCCCGAATTTGGTCATTGCCGACCAGGAGAGGTTTTGGTGGGGACTGATTCTCATACTACAACACATGGTGCATTTGGGACTTTCGCCACTGGAATCGGCGGCACGGAGATGGCGGGTGTCTGGGCTACTGGGGAATTATGGCTCAAGGTGCCGGAGTCTATTAAGATTTATGTGCAAGGAAAATTTCGGAAATATGTGTCTGCCAAGGATTTGATTCTTTATATCATCGGACAATTAAAGGCGGATGGTGCGGATTATAAATCCGTGGAATTCTGGGGTCCGACAATCTCCCAAATGTCCATTGCTTCTCGGATGGTACTTACCAATCTGTCTATGGAGATGGGGGCAAAGAATGCCTTTGTTTCTCCGGATGAAAAGACGATTGAATTTGTGCGCAAAAGGACACAAAAAAAATTTCAGGTGGTATTACCCGATAAGGATGCCGAATATTGCCAGACATTAAACTACGATGTTAGTGACCTCCGACCTCAGATTGCCTGTCCCCATGCGGTTGATAATGTTAAACCGGTGATGGAAGTTGCGGGATTGAAGATCCATCAGGTGCTCATCGGTTCTTGCACCAACGGACGATTGGAGGACTTAAAAATTGCTGCTCAAATCCTTGAGGGCAAAAAGGTCCATCCGGAGGTGCGCCTTTTAATTATTCCCGCTTCGCGCCAGGTTTATCTTGAGGCCTTAAAAGCCGGTTACATTGAGATATTCATCAAAGCCGGAGCACTGGTTTTAAATCCGGGTTGTGGTCCTTGTTTGGGTGCGCACCAGGGTTTGCTCGCAGCAGGTGAGGTATGCCTTTCTACGACAAACCGCAATTTCAAAGGCCGGATGGGCAGTCCGGATTCATTTATTTATCTGGCATCACCGGCCACTGCTGCATTTTCGGCAATCAAAGGCGAAATCACTGAACCACAATGA
- a CDS encoding citryl-CoA lyase: MIWKSGITKIEPNHIVTRGYRQEDLIGNIPFASAFFLLIKGRLPDKREAKMMDAIITASIDHGTTPPSTHATRIVASAGVPLPTAVAAGILAVGDVHGGAIEDAARILQEWVKKMKKENWSFEQTAQDLLNHLRSLNKYMPGFGHRIHTEDPRTKKLFALADELNITNDHIRLTKVIEAEFAKTKPLPVNVDGAIAAIISDMEFDWRLGKAFFLLGRCAGLIAHAYEEMTREKPMRRMCEQEVEYDGPWERDLIKEP, from the coding sequence TTGATTTGGAAGAGTGGCATAACCAAGATTGAACCTAATCATATTGTAACCCGGGGATATCGCCAGGAAGATTTGATTGGCAATATTCCGTTTGCCTCAGCCTTTTTTCTTTTGATCAAAGGTCGTTTACCCGATAAGCGTGAAGCAAAAATGATGGATGCAATAATCACCGCCTCCATCGACCATGGGACTACTCCACCTTCAACCCATGCGACAAGGATTGTGGCTTCTGCTGGCGTGCCCCTGCCTACGGCTGTGGCCGCAGGTATTTTAGCGGTAGGTGATGTGCACGGGGGGGCGATTGAAGATGCGGCAAGAATTCTTCAAGAATGGGTAAAGAAGATGAAGAAAGAAAACTGGAGCTTTGAACAGACCGCCCAAGACTTGCTCAATCATCTGAGATCACTAAACAAATACATGCCCGGTTTTGGACATCGCATCCACACCGAGGACCCACGCACCAAAAAATTATTTGCCCTGGCAGACGAATTGAATATTACCAATGACCATATCCGGTTGACGAAAGTCATTGAAGCAGAGTTCGCCAAGACTAAACCTTTGCCGGTCAATGTGGATGGAGCAATTGCGGCAATCATTTCGGACATGGAATTTGACTGGCGTTTGGGCAAGGCATTCTTCTTATTAGGTCGGTGTGCCGGGCTTATTGCCCACGCCTATGAGGAGATGACCAGGGAAAAGCCGATGCGCCGGATGTGTGAACAAGAAGTAGAATACGACGGACCATGGGAGCGTGATTTGATTAAAGAACCTTAG
- a CDS encoding ParB/RepB/Spo0J family partition protein: MRKRALGRGIEALISREEKTILQEGFRMIPLASIQPNPYQPREKISEENLKELVESIREKGVIEPIIVKRYNDKYILAAGERRFRAAQLAGLSEIPAIVRELSEQELLEIGLIENLHREDLNPIEEALAYEQLNKKFNLTHEQIARLVGKDRSTITNAIRLLSLPEKIKEYLKKGLLMEGHARVLLSLENEISMLQAAEKIVSEQLSVRETERLIKRWAKLPKIRPGREKEPNLLLLEDELSKILRTKVTLEWKRNKGTITIHCLSLEDFNRIYELLRRLKKI; encoded by the coding sequence ATGCGTAAAAGGGCATTAGGCAGAGGTATTGAGGCATTGATCTCACGCGAGGAAAAGACTATTCTCCAGGAGGGATTTAGAATGATTCCGCTTGCGAGTATTCAGCCCAATCCTTATCAACCGCGTGAAAAGATATCCGAGGAGAATCTCAAAGAGCTTGTTGAGTCCATAAGAGAGAAAGGTGTGATTGAACCGATAATCGTGAAACGATACAACGATAAATATATTCTCGCTGCGGGTGAAAGGCGATTCCGGGCGGCTCAACTGGCGGGTCTTTCTGAGATACCAGCGATTGTGCGCGAACTATCGGAGCAGGAATTGTTGGAAATCGGTTTGATTGAAAATCTCCATCGTGAGGATTTGAATCCGATAGAGGAGGCTCTGGCTTATGAGCAACTCAACAAAAAATTCAATCTAACCCATGAGCAGATTGCCCGGCTTGTGGGCAAGGATCGTTCGACCATTACCAATGCAATAAGGTTGCTCAGTCTGCCGGAGAAGATAAAAGAATATTTGAAAAAGGGATTACTCATGGAGGGACATGCCCGGGTTCTACTTTCACTGGAAAACGAAATATCAATGCTCCAGGCTGCAGAAAAGATTGTTTCAGAACAACTTTCGGTCCGGGAAACCGAGAGATTAATCAAGAGATGGGCAAAACTTCCCAAAATCCGACCGGGTAGAGAAAAAGAACCAAATCTTCTTTTGCTGGAAGATGAGTTATCAAAGATTTTAAGGACAAAAGTGACTCTGGAATGGAAACGTAATAAAGGCACAATCACGATCCATTGTTTAAGTCTGGAAGATTTTAATCGGATTTATGAACTTCTGCGTAGATTGAAGAAAATTTAA
- the dapB gene encoding 4-hydroxy-tetrahydrodipicolinate reductase → MLKIVLCGAAGRMGKEIINLCLMEKDMQIIAGIEEGTHPLVNKEIEGIPIYGDLSSVISEADCVVEFTNHRATMENLKKAAPYKKPYLIGTTGFTPDEITTIKEFSGSFPIFLSPNMSLAVNQLIELVRTTAQVLGDYEIEIVETHHRAKKDAPSGTALLIAEKIKEVRPDTEFVHGRSGISEGRKRNEVGITAVRGGDVVGEHRILFFGKGEFLELRHYATNRQCFAAGALRAIKFIVQQPPGLYSMADLLQYGIANIH, encoded by the coding sequence ATGTTAAAGATTGTGTTATGTGGGGCTGCTGGGCGGATGGGGAAAGAGATAATAAATCTCTGTTTGATGGAGAAAGACATGCAGATAATTGCCGGGATTGAGGAAGGTACCCACCCGCTGGTGAATAAGGAGATAGAAGGCATTCCCATCTATGGAGATTTATCATCGGTAATATCAGAGGCGGACTGCGTGGTGGAGTTTACCAATCATCGGGCAACGATGGAAAATCTAAAAAAGGCAGCACCTTATAAAAAGCCTTATCTAATCGGTACCACTGGATTTACCCCGGATGAGATTACGACGATAAAAGAATTTTCCGGCTCCTTTCCCATTTTTCTAAGTCCTAACATGTCTCTGGCGGTAAATCAGCTGATCGAACTTGTGCGCACCACAGCACAGGTCCTTGGGGATTACGAGATAGAGATCGTGGAGACACACCATCGGGCAAAAAAAGATGCCCCTTCAGGAACTGCGCTGTTGATTGCGGAGAAGATAAAGGAAGTTAGACCTGATACCGAGTTCGTCCATGGGCGTAGTGGTATCAGTGAAGGAAGAAAAAGAAATGAAGTTGGGATTACGGCGGTGCGGGGTGGAGATGTAGTTGGTGAACACCGGATTCTGTTCTTTGGTAAAGGAGAGTTTTTAGAACTGCGCCACTATGCTACAAACCGGCAATGTTTTGCCGCCGGCGCCTTACGCGCAATCAAATTTATTGTGCAACAACCACCGGGTCTCTATTCTATGGCTGATTTGTTGCAATATGGTATAGCTAACATCCATTGA
- the dapA gene encoding 4-hydroxy-tetrahydrodipicolinate synthase, with protein sequence MYKGSYVAIVTPFKDDTLDETGLKENLKFLIENGSAGIVACATTGESPTLSDEEYERVIKISLEIADGRIPVIAGAGTNSTAKTIKIAQKAQQYGANGLLVVTPYYNKPTQQGLYQHYKSVSSATDLPIIIYNVPGRTGVNILPSTVARLAKDCKNIVGIKEASGNLDQVSELVSLVGEGFDILSGDDSLTLPMLAIGAKGVISVIANIFPRAVADMCRFFFEGRFSEAKELHIKMFPVVKALFIETNPIPIKKAMELMGMAAGNPRLPLAPMSEENTILLRKRLMEYGVKLC encoded by the coding sequence ATGTATAAGGGTTCTTATGTTGCGATAGTAACGCCATTTAAGGATGATACCCTTGATGAGACCGGGTTGAAAGAAAATCTCAAATTTTTGATTGAAAATGGTTCGGCAGGCATTGTTGCCTGTGCCACTACTGGAGAGAGTCCGACGCTAAGTGATGAGGAATATGAACGGGTGATCAAGATATCTCTTGAGATAGCCGATGGCAGAATTCCGGTAATTGCCGGGGCGGGAACGAATTCTACAGCGAAGACAATAAAAATCGCCCAGAAAGCCCAGCAATACGGTGCCAATGGGCTGCTGGTCGTAACCCCCTATTACAACAAACCAACCCAACAGGGATTGTATCAACATTACAAATCCGTGAGCAGTGCTACTGATTTACCAATAATAATTTACAATGTTCCGGGACGAACCGGAGTAAACATTTTACCCTCGACTGTTGCTCGTCTGGCAAAGGATTGTAAAAACATTGTCGGCATCAAAGAAGCCAGCGGAAATCTTGATCAGGTTTCGGAATTAGTCAGTCTCGTAGGTGAAGGGTTTGATATTCTTTCCGGTGATGACTCGCTCACCCTGCCGATGCTGGCAATCGGAGCAAAGGGTGTGATTTCGGTCATTGCTAATATCTTTCCCCGCGCTGTCGCTGATATGTGCAGATTTTTCTTTGAGGGACGATTTTCCGAAGCAAAAGAACTTCATATAAAGATGTTTCCTGTGGTGAAAGCTTTATTCATTGAGACTAATCCTATTCCCATAAAGAAAGCAATGGAATTGATGGGTATGGCAGCGGGTAATCCCCGCCTTCCCTTAGCACCGATGAGTGAGGAAAATACTATTTTGCTGCGAAAAAGGCTGATGGAATACGGAGTAAAATTATGTTAA
- the rfbB gene encoding dTDP-glucose 4,6-dehydratase, whose translation MRVLITGGCGFIGSNFIRYFNCKHPYYKILNVDKLTYAGNLENLKGMEKKGNYHFVRADISSAAAMRRIFEKFRPDAVINFAAETHVDRSIMSPAPFIKTNVVGVGVLLNLSLKYQIKKFLQISTDEVYGSILHGSFREDSPLDPSSPYAASKAAADMLVLSYYKTHGLPILITRSSNNYGPYQFPEKLIPLVILNALNNRKIPVYGDGMNVRDWLYVEDNCEAIDLVFHEGKIGEIYNIGGENELTNLYVVKYILRLLNKSESLITFVKDRPGHDRRYSLSLSKIRRQLGWHPKVSFETGLKRTIEWYRKNQKWLKNAQSGEYRNFYKQYYSKLGLKEF comes from the coding sequence ATGAGAGTATTGATTACCGGTGGTTGTGGTTTCATTGGTTCCAATTTTATTCGTTATTTTAACTGTAAACATCCCTATTACAAGATTTTAAATGTTGATAAACTCACCTATGCTGGTAATTTGGAGAATTTAAAGGGGATGGAGAAGAAAGGTAATTATCACTTTGTTCGTGCAGATATAAGCTCGGCTGCGGCAATGCGTCGGATATTTGAAAAATTTCGACCCGATGCGGTGATAAATTTTGCCGCCGAGACCCATGTCGATCGGAGTATTATGAGCCCAGCACCTTTTATTAAAACCAATGTAGTAGGTGTGGGTGTGCTATTAAACCTTTCGTTGAAATATCAGATAAAGAAATTTTTACAGATTTCCACTGATGAAGTTTATGGATCAATTCTCCATGGAAGTTTTCGCGAAGATAGTCCGCTCGATCCTTCTAGTCCATATGCCGCAAGTAAGGCGGCAGCCGATATGCTCGTGCTCTCATATTACAAAACCCATGGCCTACCCATACTGATCACCCGCTCTTCTAATAATTACGGACCCTATCAGTTTCCTGAAAAACTGATTCCGCTGGTTATTTTAAATGCGCTCAATAATCGTAAGATACCCGTTTATGGGGATGGAATGAATGTGCGCGACTGGCTATATGTGGAAGATAACTGCGAGGCAATTGATCTGGTATTCCATGAGGGTAAAATCGGCGAGATCTATAATATTGGTGGAGAGAACGAATTGACTAACCTATATGTGGTAAAATATATCCTCCGCTTACTGAATAAATCCGAAAGTCTAATCACCTTTGTCAAAGACCGTCCGGGACATGACCGAAGGTATTCCCTATCATTGAGTAAAATCCGCCGCCAACTGGGCTGGCATCCTAAGGTTTCATTCGAAACCGGGCTAAAACGCACAATTGAATGGTACCGCAAAAATCAGAAATGGCTCAAAAATGCCCAGAGCGGGGAATACCGGAATTTTTATAAGCAATATTATTCCAAACTGGGTTTGAAAGAATTCTAA